The Halomonas binhaiensis nucleotide sequence GATGGTGCGGGAGTCCTGGTCCTGGAAGACTACGAGCATGCCAAGGCGCGTGGTGCCAATATCTATGCTGAAGTGGTTGGCTTTGGCATGAGCGATGATGCCTATCATATGACGTCTCCGCCCGAAGATGGGCGTGGTGCTGCTGCTTCCATGGCCAATGCCATCAAGGATGCCAAGCTTGATCCGTCCGAAATCGATTATATCAATGCCCATGGTACATCTACGCAGGCTGGTGACTTGGCCGAGAGCCGCGCAGTCGAGAAGGTCATGGGGGTCTCAGCATCCAAGGTCGCGGTCAGCTCGACCAAGTCCATGATCGGCCATCTGCTGGGCGCGGCTGGCGCTGTCGAAGCTGTATTCAGCATCCTGGCCATTCGTGACCAAGTGCTGCCGCCGACCATCAACCTGGATAATCCCCAGGAAGGGTGTGTGCTGGATTATGTGCCGAATACAGCGCGCGAAGCCAAGGTTGACGTTACTCTGTCGAATTCGTTCGGCTTTGGTGGTACCAATGGCACCCTGATATTCAAGCGTGCCTGATGGTTGTAGCATCAGTGCCGTCTCTACCTTTTGATGACCGAGGCCTGGCGTATGGCGATGGTCTGTTCGAGACGGTGCTGGTGCGTGATGGCAATGCGGTGTTATGGGAACAGCATCTGAGCCGTTTGATGCTCGGCTGTGAAGTGCTCGATATCCCTGCGCCTTCCCGCGATCAGCTTGATGCCACCCTGTCTCGGCTCGGCGATGGATTGCAGGTGCTCAAGCTGATCTATACCCGGGGCAGTGGCGGTAGAGGTTATGCACCGCCTGCGAAAGCGTCCCCTCGCCTGTACTGGCAGGCGACACCATTCTCTCCCCAGCAGGCGCGTTGGAAACAAGGCGTGCGGATAAGGCTGTGTCACATGAGCCTGGCCCGTCAGCCGAGGCTGGCTGGCATCAAACATATGGCCCGCCTTGAAAACGTGCTGGCACGCAGCGAGTGGCATGACCCTGATATTGCCGAGGGGCTGGTCACTGATGGTCATGGGCGGGTGGTGGAGGCCACGGCGATGAACCTGTTCTGGTTGTCGTCATCGCAGCCGATGCCTTGTACGCCGTCGCTGGAACACTGCGGTGTCCTTGGTACCTTGCGACAGGTCATGCTGGATGCCGGTGAGCTCATGATTGACGAGCTTGGTGTGGATGAACTGGCAGGTTGTCAGGCACTTTGGGTGGGTAATAGCGTCCAAGGTCTATGGCCGGTGGTACGACTGGATGACACTGAGGGCCGGATATTGGGTGAATGGCCAATCACTGCAACTCACCGGCATCTGCAGAGGCTGGCTCATGACCACCTTGGCTATCCAGCTATTTGATCTGTAAGAGATTCTGTTGATCTGTAAAAGTCCTGGCTTGTATGAGGCCGTCTTGCAGCGGTTCCTGGCTAAGGACCTCTGAACGAAGGACCTGAGGAAATATCATGCGCACAGTGCTCAAGGCCCTGGTGGTGTTGGTCGTTCTAGCGTTATTCGCCGCTTATACTGGATATCGTTTTTGGCAGGTCAAGCTCGAAGCCCCTATTGCCGTTGCTGAACAGACTATTTATGAAGTCCGTCAGGGAGCTGGCTTCAACCAGGTGATAGCAGAACTCGAGTCCCGTGGAATTCTTTCCGACAGCTGGGCGTTAAAGCTGCTGGCCCGCATTGAGCCCCAGCGAGTTCACTCCCTGAAGCCGGGAGAGTACATGCTGCAGCCGGAAATGAGTGGGCTGGATGTGCTGAATAAGCTCAACAGCGGTGATGTCGTCACTTACAAAGTGACCATTCCCGAAGGCTGGAGCTTCAAGCAGATGCGCGCTGTGCTGGATGATGCGGAAAAGCTTTCCCACGACGCTGCCGACATGTCTGATGAAGACTTGATGACAGAGTTGGGATATGAAGGTGAGCACCCAGAAGGCCGCTTCTTCCCTGATACATATACCTACCACAAGGGTGTCAGCGACGAGCAGATTCTGCGTCAGGCCTCGCATCGCATGGACAGACTGCTTGACGATGCGTGGGCGAAGCGTGACGAGGGACTTCCCTACGAGACGCCCTACGAGGCCTTGATCATGGCCTCGCTGATCGAGAAGGAGACCGGTGCGCCCCAGGAGCGTCGCGAAATTGCCGGTGTGTTTGTACGTCGCCTTGAACGAGGCATGCGCCTGCAGACGGATCCTACGGTGATCTATGGCATGGGCGACCGTTATGACGGCAATATCACGCGTGCCGATCTGCGCAAGAAGACACCCTATAACACCTATGTCATCGAGGGGTTGCCTCCGACTCCCATCGCTTTGCCTGGCAAGGCTTCTCTGGAAGCTGCGATGCATCCTGCCGAGGGAGAGACACTGTATTTTGTTGCCAAAGGTGACGGGACTGGAACGCACCATTTTTCTCGCACGTTGCGCGAGCATAATGAGGCCGTGCGGCGCTATATTCTCAAGCGCTAGAGCGGTTATCCTGAAGCTGGAGCAGTTACCCTGAAAAGGCAGTGCTGCCTGGACGGCGTTGCGATATCTCGATGGTGGAACAGGAGTCACTATGCATGACAACTCACGGCCCGAGCCGTCAGGCCGGGGCCGAGGACGTTTCATTACCCTTGAAGGAGGGGAAGGAGTAGGAAAGTCCACCAATCTATCCTTCGTGGTCAATTATCTGACTCAGCATGGCATTGAGGTCGTCCAGACTCGTGAGCCGGGCGGTACACCACGTGCCGAGGCCATTCGCGAGCAGTTGCTTGCTCATGACAGTGAGCCGCTGGACGATGATGCCGAATTGCTGCTGGTCTTTGCTGCTCGGGCTCAACACCTTGCCCGGAAGATTCGTCCAGCCCTGGCGCGTGGCGCCTGGGTGGTGTGTGATCGCTTTACTGATGCCACCTTTGCCTATCAAGGGGGAGGGCGAGGCATAGATAAGGAGCGTATCGCCAGCCTGGAGCACTTAGTGCAACGTGGTTTGACCCCGGATCTAACCTTGTTGCTGGACATGCCGCTGGAAGCCGCTGAGGCGCGCCTGGCCTCGCGCCTGGAGTCTCAGGGCGGGAGCAAGGATCGTTTCGAACAGGAGCGGCGTGACTTCTTTGAACGTGTGAGAACCAGTTACTTGTCGCGAGCTACTGCCGAGCCCGAGCGTATTGTCGTGGTTGATGCCCAGGGTGACTTGGCCAGTGTGCAGTCGCGTATCAGTGAAATCCTCAAGCAGCGGATCGAGCAATGGCGCTGAGCGACACCCATGTCGAAGGCAGCGATAATCAACTGCGCCCCTTGCCCTGGCTGATGTCACGCTGGCATGAACTGGTGCGGCTGATGGATTCGGGGCGCTTGCCTCACGCGCTGTTGATTTCCGGTGAGCGGGGCATTGGTAAGCAGACATTGGCTGACGCGCTGATTGCCCGTGCATTGTGTGCCAGTCCTGGTGAAGTAGCCTGCGGTCAATGTCATAGTTGCCACATGCTGAAGGCGGGGTATCACCCGGATCTGTTGCGGGTAGCGCCGGAAGAAGGCAAGCGCATGATCCGTATCGATCCCATCCGGCAGGTCAATACTTTTGTCTCTCAGACCGCACAGCAGGGTGGCTATCGGGTCATTGAAATCAAGCCTGCCGAGGCCATGAACGTGGCGGCATCCAACGCTTTGCTGAAGAGCCTGGAGGAGCCGGGTGTCGCGACGCTGTTCGTGCTGCTGTCGGATATGCCTTCTCAATTGTTGCCGACCATCCGTTCGCGTTGTCAGCAGTGGAACCTGGCTGTGCCGGCTGTGGATACCTGCTTGCCATGGCTGACAGAGCGTCTGGGGGGAGAAGACGAAGCACGCTTCTGGCTGCGTGCCGCTGCAGGCCAACCTCTCACTGCTCTGGACATGGCTGAGCCCCAAGCCCGGGCATTGCGTCAGCAACTGCACGAAACCTTCGACGCGCTGGTGCGGGGAGCCGAGCCTGTGGCTGAAGCTGCTCGGCTCGATCGCCAGGCCATCGACAGCATTCTGTGGTATGGCATTGACTGGCTTGAAGACCTGATTCGTTTTGGTCTGTCTGGGGAGTCGCAGCAATTGCGTAATCCAGATCTGATGCCACTGTTCCGTCAGGCGGTCAAGAATGCTCGAGTGCGTGACTGGTTCCGCCTGCTTGATTATGCCCGTGAGCAGCGGCGCCTGTTGAGTGCTGGGGCAAACCCCAATCCGCAACTTGTCCTCGAAGCCTGGCTGGTACGCTGGGCAGCCCTCTTGAGATCATGACAGCCTTCTGCAAGATAATCGAACCAGCTTCTGGTGCCGGTGCTTGAGAGGCAGCGCAGTCTGAAGCCAATTCAGCACAGACTGCGAATATAGAGGGCGCAAGCGTTTTTCGAGAGATAATTTCGAAAGAGTGCTCCGAGCGAGAACTTCAAAAGAGAGCTTCAAAAGAGAGCTTGAACGAGAATTTCGAGAGAGCTTCGATAGTGAGTTTCGAAAGAGAGTTTCAATGAATATCGAGAATCCGAGTGTTGAAATCCCATTCGTCGATTCCCACTGCCATCTGGATCGACTGTCGGCCGACACTCATGGTGGCGACCTGTCTGTCGCTCTGGATGCGGCGCGTGCCCGTGGGGTCAGGCAATTTCTTGCCGTCAGTGTGAGCCTGGATGGTGTTCCGGGCCTGGCCAGCATTCGAGACCAGCATGCTGATGTGGTGATCTCTGCAGGCGTGCATCCTTTGCAGGAGCTCGAGAGTGAGCCTGGTGTCGAGGAAATCGTGGCTTGTGCCAGAGAGCATGAGGCTGTGGCCATTGGTGAATGTGGTCTCGATTATCATTACGACAGCGTGCCCCGTGATGTTCAGCGTGAGCGCTTCATTTGCCAGCTCAAGGCTTCAACGGAGCTGGGCTTGCCCGTCATTGTGCATACCCGGGAGGCCAAGGAAGAAACCCTGGCGCTGATTCGCGAGCATGGCGATCCCGCGGTAGGTGGCGTATTGCACTGCTTCACCGAAGATCTTGACATGGCGCGGGAGGCCGTGCGGCTGGGCTTTTACATCTCCTTGGCGGGTATCGTCACTTTCCGCAATGCGGAATCACTAAGGGAAGTGGCTCGCCGGGTTCCTCTGGATCGCATGCTGATCGAGACCGATAGCCCTTACCTGGCTCCTGTGCCATACCGTGGCAAGCCTAATGAGCCGGCATGGGTGGTCGAGGTGGCTGAGTGCATCGCCAGAGAGCGCAACATCAGTGTGGAAGAGATGGCGCTGCAGACGACGGCCAACTTCCATCGGTTGTTCCGTGCTGCGGCTCCTCAAGTCGATGACGAAGTGCGTCAGGCACTGATGAATGCAGGGTTTGTCGGCTAGTCGCCAGGGCTGATGCCCGTGGTGTGCCAGGTACCTGCAAGAACACATGCCCAGGAGCAGCGACCATGCATCTTGATAGAATCCTTTCTGGTGTATCGCCTCTGGCCGATCGACCTCCAGTGGAACACTGGAATCCTCGGCTTTCAGGGGACATGGATCTGGTCATCCAGCATGATGGACGCTGGGTTCATGAAGGTACGCCCATGGTCCGCCATGAGCTGGTGCAATTGTTTGCTCGTATCCTGCGACGTGAAGACGATGGCGACTATTACCTGGTGACGCCGGTGGAGAAGTGGCGCATTCAGGTCGAGGATTGCGCCTTCATTGTCGTGTCTGCCGAGTTCAAGCGAGATGCTGGTGAGCCGGGTCTGGACGAGCCCGGTCTTGATGAGAAAAACGGCGCAGCACAGCAAAGGCCAGCTGGCACCTGGTGGTTGACCACCAATGTCGGCGAGTGCATCGCGCTTGGTCGTGAGCATCGCCTGAGTCTGTCCCGGACACCATCTGGCGACAGTGTGCCCGAGGTCAATCTGCGCCTGGGTCTGGCAGCTCGATTGGGGCGCAATGTGTTCTATCAACTGGTAGAACAGGGCCAGCAGCAAGGCGATGGTTTCGGAATACAGAGTGCGGGCATCTGGCAGCCGCTGGGATGCCTGGACGAAATGGCTTCTGGTGAAGGGAACGGCAGTGAGGGTGATGCATGAGGCTGACCGCTGAGCAGCATGCCGTCGTCATGCACGGGAGCGGCCATGCTCGGGTCGCCGCAGTGGCTGGGGCTGGCAAGACCACGACACTGGTGGCACGTGTGCTGCAACTGCTGGAGCAGGGTGTCTCCCCCCGTCGCATCATGGTGCTGATGTTCAACCGCAGTGCTCGCGAGGATTTTCAGCGGCGACTTTCTCTCATGGCTCCTGCTGGCGCCGAGCTTCCCGATGTGCGTACCTTTCACTCGCTAGGCCATCGGCTGAGTCAAAGCCTGACCCGCTGGGGGGCACTGGAAGCGCGTCAACTGCTGACCGCTGACTGGCAACTGGAGCGTCTATTACGCCAGGCAACCATCGAAACCCTGACAGGGCAGGAGGATGACCGGGATAGTGCCCTGGAGAGCGATAGACTGGAGGAGCTGGCCCATTTCTGTAGCCTGGTCAAAGCGGAAGTGGAAGACCCCGCGCTGCTCTACGAACGCCTGGCGCTGGGGGAGGGAACTGGCCATTTTGTTGAGGCCTACCACCGGGTTGAAGCCCTGATGGCCGACCACCGAGTGATGACCTATTCCGATCTGCTTTATCGGCCGCTCAAGGCGCTGGAGTCTGATAGCGGATTGTGCCGCCGGGTTCAGGGATTTCTTGACCACGTCATTATCGACGAATACCAGGATATCAACGCTGTCCAGCAACGCCTGCTGGCTGTGCTGACAGGCTCCGAGGCTGGTTGTGCCGCGTCTGTGATGGCAGTTGGCGATGCCAATCAGTGTATCTATGAATGGCGGGGTGCTCACCCTGATGCCATGCTCGATACCTTCACCCGGATTTTCGGGAAGGGGCGTGACTACCCGCTGTCGACGACGTTTCGCTATGGACACGCATTGGCCCTGGCTTCCAACCATGCCATCGCGGCCAATCGCCGCCAGACGAGCCAGCTATGCGTGGCAGTCGACAACAACCCCGATACCCGGGTGATGCTCAAGCGCGGCAATAGCGCTTTTCTCGAGACCTTGGCCGAGTGGCAAAAGGAAGGACGACGGCTGAATGAGGCTTGTTTGCTGGTGCGCAGCTGGACGCTGTCGGTACCTATGCAACTGGCGCTACTGCGTGAGGGCATACCTTTCCGCATGGCCAGGGAAGATCGTTTCGTATTCCGCCTTCCCCTTGTTGAAGCGCTGGCAGGATATCTGTCATTGGCATTGGAGCCGGCAGGATTGCGTGATCCTGCTCACTTGCTGCTGGTATTTTCCCAGCCGACCTGCTTCGTACCGCGAGAGACCCTGGCGGCATTGACATTGCACCTGGCAGAAACGCAGCGCTGGCCGGCATCCAGTGATCCACTGCTGAGTCGCCTCAAGCCCCATCAGAAACGCACGCTGAAGAAGCGTTGGACACTGCTTTGTGAGCTGCCAAAGTTGGCTCGTTTGCGCCCGGATGCCTTGCTCCAGCACGTGGTGGATGAAGTCGAGGCTGAAAAAGTGCTCAAGCGTGCGGCTGTGCGACGGGACAAGGGAGAAGAGGATATTCGCCTGTTAGATGTGCTGATCGAGCAGGCGAGGGAAGTGGGGGATCTGGCAGCGTTTATCGAACAGCTTCGGCGTCCGGTGGAAAGCAGTGATGATGGCGTGTTGATCAGCACAGTGCACGGTGCCAAGGGCCTGGAGTGGCCACTGGTGGTGGTCGGGGCAGTAAATGAAGAGGACTTTCCGCATTACAGTCGTGACAACCCTCTGGATGCAGAACGCCTGGAGCAGGAACGGCGTCTTTACTATGTCGCCATCACGCGGGCCATAGAGCAGTTGGTCATCATGCATGATCTTGGCGAACACCGTCCCAGTCGTTTCCTGGCGGAAACCGCGGTCACCGATGCGATGAACGTGGCCAGAGCTCTGGCGCCGCCGGCTTCCTCCTCACTCGAGGCATTGAAAGTCACTCGTCCCCAATTGGTGGAACGCTATCTGGCTGCCATTGGGCGTGAGCTTACTGTCGAGGCTTTGCCTGGGCAACGCACGAACGGCATGCAGCCTCCTGAGGTGGATTTCAGTGTTGGCGAACGGGTGCGTCATGGCGTATTCGGGGAGGGGGAAGTCAGCGTTGTTGAAGGAGATCCCGCCAATCCAGTGATCGAAGTGCTGTTCGACCATGCCGGCAAGCGGCGCCTGATTGCCCGACGCGCCCCCATCGAACGCTTGGCGCTGTAGTTTTTATCCGGCTTTCATCCAGGCCTGGTTCTTGTCCTGGCCTGCTTCCTGCTTCCTGCTTCCGGTTTTGGCTTGGCCCTTGTCCTGGCTAGTCATATGCTGAGTTAGTGCATATTCTGAGACAGTGCTCGAAATGGCGCCTTGTGATAACCAGGAGTTTCCATGTCATTCCCGCTGATTCAAGCTGCCGAGCTGCATGATGCCTTGGCAAGTGATCACCCCCCACTGGTATTGGATTGCCGTTTCCGCTTGATGGATCCAGGAGAAGGGCATGCACTATGGCGTCAGGGCCATATCCCTGGCAGTCATTACCTGAGCCTGGATGAGGATCTTTCCGCAAGGCAAGGAGGTGGCCGCCATCCTTTGCCGAGCAAGATGGCCTTTTCCGCCACGTTGCGTCGCCTGGGGCTGAGCCCAGAGCGTCCTGTCGTGGTGCTTGATGACATGGGTGGCCAGCTGGCTGCGGCACGGGCATGGTGGATGCTGGCGCATTGGGCTGGGCATCCGGCGGTGCGCCTTCTCGATGGTGGCCTGGCAGCATGGACGGCCAGCGGAGGAGTGCTGCAAAGCGGGGATGTGCCCCAGCCAGAACCATCTGCCTGGCAACCTCTGTTCAATGATGCGGGCCTGATTGCCTTGGATGATGTAGCACAAAGTACCGCGCTCAAGGTGGACGCTCGTGCCGGTGAACGTTTCCGTGGCGAGGTGGAGCCTCTGGACCCCCGTCCGGGCCACATTCCCGGCGCCGTCAACCGCCCTTGTTCGGAGAACCTTGTGGATGGTTGCTTCAAGGAACCGGCCCAGTTGGACCGGGAGTTGCCTGTTGCCGATGAAGTGATCGCCTACTGCGGCTCAGGCGTCACAGCTTGCCATAATCTGCTCGCCTATGAGGTGGCGGGGCGTCCGCTTCCCCGCTTGTATGTCGGCTCATGGAGCGAGTGGAGCAGTGATCCTGCAAGACCTGCTGAACTGGGTGAACCAGGCCATTCTTGAGCGGTTTCAATTCTTGAGTCGGTTCAATTCTAGTTTCGGCTCAATGCGGTTGGCGAATGGGGAGGTTATCCCTATTCGCCATGCCATGCAGGCGCTGTCACTGCCAATCATGGATGTTCCGGCTTTTCGGCCTGTCGTTCGGGTTCATGCTGGGTACGGGCCAACAGCATGGCATTGGCTGTATTGCCCATCACGTTTAGTGCAGTACGAAAACCATCCGTGAAACGATCAACGCCTGCCACGACTGCGACACCTTCCAATGGCAGTCCTGCCGCGGAAAGTACCGTGCTCATTGCCACCAGGCCTGCACCGGGAACACCTGCGGTAGAGAACGATACCAGGAGTCCTGTGGCGAAGATGGTGATCATCAGTGGGAGAGTGACATCAACGCCGAACAGTTGAGCGACAAACAGGGCATTGAACCCCTGTAGCACGGCAGCGCCGTCGCGCTTCAATGCGGTACCGAACGGTAGGGCGAAGGCGCTCAGTTGATGAGGCGCACCATAGGCTTCAGCATTTTTCAGCGCGATGGGCAGGGCAGCATTGGAGCTTGCCGTGCCTAATGCAAAGCTGAGAGATTCGCTGAAGTGCCTTAGATAAGCGCCGGAACGTGCGCCTGCCAATGCCAATATGGCCAGGTAGAATAGGGCCATGCCACCAAGTGCCAGCAGCAGACCAAAGACATAGAGGCCGAGCTTGATCAGCAGCTCCAGTCCTTGGCTGGCAACCACCGATGCGATCAAGGCAAAGACACCGATTGGCGCTAGCTTCAACACCATTGACAATATCTTGAGCGTGATGTGGTAGCCACTCTCCAGTGTCTTGATGAAGGACTGGCTCTGTTCGGGTAACTGGCGTGCAGCGATCCCCACAAGCGCTGCAGCGATGATGATCTGCAGCAGGTTGGCATCCGCCAAGGCCTCAAAGGGGTTCCTGGGAACCAGCCCGACCAGCCATTGGCTCAGTGGTACTGGGTCCTTGGCCTCGATGCTGGCTTGCCCTACATCGCCGAGACCCAGGCCTGGTGTCAGCCATGCTGCCACGGCCATGCCGATGGCGAGTGCCACCGCACTAGTGATGATATACAGCACCAGCAGCTTGCCTGCATAGTGCGTCACATGTTCATCGCGCTCTACCTGAGTGAAGCTCAGTACCAGAGCACAAAACACCATCGGCACCACAATGAATTGCAGCAGGCGCAGGAATACCTGGCCTGCAGGGGCGAGGATATGGTGGTCGATCAGTGGCACCCATTGTGGCAC carries:
- the pabC gene encoding aminodeoxychorismate lyase, whose protein sequence is MVVASVPSLPFDDRGLAYGDGLFETVLVRDGNAVLWEQHLSRLMLGCEVLDIPAPSRDQLDATLSRLGDGLQVLKLIYTRGSGGRGYAPPAKASPRLYWQATPFSPQQARWKQGVRIRLCHMSLARQPRLAGIKHMARLENVLARSEWHDPDIAEGLVTDGHGRVVEATAMNLFWLSSSQPMPCTPSLEHCGVLGTLRQVMLDAGELMIDELGVDELAGCQALWVGNSVQGLWPVVRLDDTEGRILGEWPITATHRHLQRLAHDHLGYPAI
- the mltG gene encoding endolytic transglycosylase MltG, which gives rise to MRTVLKALVVLVVLALFAAYTGYRFWQVKLEAPIAVAEQTIYEVRQGAGFNQVIAELESRGILSDSWALKLLARIEPQRVHSLKPGEYMLQPEMSGLDVLNKLNSGDVVTYKVTIPEGWSFKQMRAVLDDAEKLSHDAADMSDEDLMTELGYEGEHPEGRFFPDTYTYHKGVSDEQILRQASHRMDRLLDDAWAKRDEGLPYETPYEALIMASLIEKETGAPQERREIAGVFVRRLERGMRLQTDPTVIYGMGDRYDGNITRADLRKKTPYNTYVIEGLPPTPIALPGKASLEAAMHPAEGETLYFVAKGDGTGTHHFSRTLREHNEAVRRYILKR
- the tmk gene encoding dTMP kinase; its protein translation is MHDNSRPEPSGRGRGRFITLEGGEGVGKSTNLSFVVNYLTQHGIEVVQTREPGGTPRAEAIREQLLAHDSEPLDDDAELLLVFAARAQHLARKIRPALARGAWVVCDRFTDATFAYQGGGRGIDKERIASLEHLVQRGLTPDLTLLLDMPLEAAEARLASRLESQGGSKDRFEQERRDFFERVRTSYLSRATAEPERIVVVDAQGDLASVQSRISEILKQRIEQWR
- a CDS encoding DNA polymerase III subunit delta'; translated protein: MSRWHELVRLMDSGRLPHALLISGERGIGKQTLADALIARALCASPGEVACGQCHSCHMLKAGYHPDLLRVAPEEGKRMIRIDPIRQVNTFVSQTAQQGGYRVIEIKPAEAMNVAASNALLKSLEEPGVATLFVLLSDMPSQLLPTIRSRCQQWNLAVPAVDTCLPWLTERLGGEDEARFWLRAAAGQPLTALDMAEPQARALRQQLHETFDALVRGAEPVAEAARLDRQAIDSILWYGIDWLEDLIRFGLSGESQQLRNPDLMPLFRQAVKNARVRDWFRLLDYAREQRRLLSAGANPNPQLVLEAWLVRWAALLRS
- a CDS encoding TatD family hydrolase; translation: MNIENPSVEIPFVDSHCHLDRLSADTHGGDLSVALDAARARGVRQFLAVSVSLDGVPGLASIRDQHADVVISAGVHPLQELESEPGVEEIVACAREHEAVAIGECGLDYHYDSVPRDVQRERFICQLKASTELGLPVIVHTREAKEETLALIREHGDPAVGGVLHCFTEDLDMAREAVRLGFYISLAGIVTFRNAESLREVARRVPLDRMLIETDSPYLAPVPYRGKPNEPAWVVEVAECIARERNISVEEMALQTTANFHRLFRAAAPQVDDEVRQALMNAGFVG
- a CDS encoding DUF1285 domain-containing protein — its product is MHLDRILSGVSPLADRPPVEHWNPRLSGDMDLVIQHDGRWVHEGTPMVRHELVQLFARILRREDDGDYYLVTPVEKWRIQVEDCAFIVVSAEFKRDAGEPGLDEPGLDEKNGAAQQRPAGTWWLTTNVGECIALGREHRLSLSRTPSGDSVPEVNLRLGLAARLGRNVFYQLVEQGQQQGDGFGIQSAGIWQPLGCLDEMASGEGNGSEGDA
- a CDS encoding ATP-dependent helicase codes for the protein MRLTAEQHAVVMHGSGHARVAAVAGAGKTTTLVARVLQLLEQGVSPRRIMVLMFNRSAREDFQRRLSLMAPAGAELPDVRTFHSLGHRLSQSLTRWGALEARQLLTADWQLERLLRQATIETLTGQEDDRDSALESDRLEELAHFCSLVKAEVEDPALLYERLALGEGTGHFVEAYHRVEALMADHRVMTYSDLLYRPLKALESDSGLCRRVQGFLDHVIIDEYQDINAVQQRLLAVLTGSEAGCAASVMAVGDANQCIYEWRGAHPDAMLDTFTRIFGKGRDYPLSTTFRYGHALALASNHAIAANRRQTSQLCVAVDNNPDTRVMLKRGNSAFLETLAEWQKEGRRLNEACLLVRSWTLSVPMQLALLREGIPFRMAREDRFVFRLPLVEALAGYLSLALEPAGLRDPAHLLLVFSQPTCFVPRETLAALTLHLAETQRWPASSDPLLSRLKPHQKRTLKKRWTLLCELPKLARLRPDALLQHVVDEVEAEKVLKRAAVRRDKGEEDIRLLDVLIEQAREVGDLAAFIEQLRRPVESSDDGVLISTVHGAKGLEWPLVVVGAVNEEDFPHYSRDNPLDAERLEQERRLYYVAITRAIEQLVIMHDLGEHRPSRFLAETAVTDAMNVARALAPPASSSLEALKVTRPQLVERYLAAIGRELTVEALPGQRTNGMQPPEVDFSVGERVRHGVFGEGEVSVVEGDPANPVIEVLFDHAGKRRLIARRAPIERLAL
- a CDS encoding sulfurtransferase, which translates into the protein MSFPLIQAAELHDALASDHPPLVLDCRFRLMDPGEGHALWRQGHIPGSHYLSLDEDLSARQGGGRHPLPSKMAFSATLRRLGLSPERPVVVLDDMGGQLAAARAWWMLAHWAGHPAVRLLDGGLAAWTASGGVLQSGDVPQPEPSAWQPLFNDAGLIALDDVAQSTALKVDARAGERFRGEVEPLDPRPGHIPGAVNRPCSENLVDGCFKEPAQLDRELPVADEVIAYCGSGVTACHNLLAYEVAGRPLPRLYVGSWSEWSSDPARPAELGEPGHS
- a CDS encoding dicarboxylate/amino acid:cation symporter, which gives rise to MTHTRQILLALILGVAAGGAINLLVPQWVPLIDHHILAPAGQVFLRLLQFIVVPMVFCALVLSFTQVERDEHVTHYAGKLLVLYIITSAVALAIGMAVAAWLTPGLGLGDVGQASIEAKDPVPLSQWLVGLVPRNPFEALADANLLQIIIAAALVGIAARQLPEQSQSFIKTLESGYHITLKILSMVLKLAPIGVFALIASVVASQGLELLIKLGLYVFGLLLALGGMALFYLAILALAGARSGAYLRHFSESLSFALGTASSNAALPIALKNAEAYGAPHQLSAFALPFGTALKRDGAAVLQGFNALFVAQLFGVDVTLPLMITIFATGLLVSFSTAGVPGAGLVAMSTVLSAAGLPLEGVAVVAGVDRFTDGFRTALNVMGNTANAMLLARTQHEPERQAEKPEHP